In Herbinix luporum, a single window of DNA contains:
- the pdaA gene encoding delta-lactam-biosynthetic de-N-acetylase → MYFLGGGLAILVNAIERDELKEAKEENWGLGFYEKGQQPTANATQDELKKYDAYYIGDSKEKIIYLTFDAGYENGNTPPILDALKKHNVPATFFLVGNYITSNKDLVKRMVDEGHCVANHTYSHPNMASISSMDAFRKELEDLEAAFEEATGQKMPKYYRPPQGKFSKKNMEMAKELGYKTFFWSLAYVDWLNDKQPTKEQAFDKLLGRIHPGAVVLLHSTSKTNAEILDELLTKWKEMGYRFGSLDELIECYEND, encoded by the coding sequence ATGTATTTTTTAGGTGGGGGACTTGCAATCTTGGTAAATGCTATTGAAAGAGACGAATTGAAAGAAGCAAAAGAAGAAAACTGGGGTTTGGGTTTTTATGAAAAAGGGCAGCAGCCGACTGCTAATGCCACACAGGATGAGTTAAAAAAATATGATGCATATTACATAGGGGATAGTAAGGAAAAGATAATTTATCTAACCTTTGATGCGGGATATGAAAATGGAAATACTCCTCCAATACTTGATGCCTTAAAAAAGCATAATGTTCCTGCAACCTTTTTCCTTGTAGGTAACTATATAACATCAAACAAGGATTTGGTCAAACGTATGGTGGATGAAGGACATTGTGTGGCAAATCATACATATTCACATCCCAATATGGCCAGTATCTCATCTATGGATGCTTTTCGTAAAGAATTAGAAGATTTAGAAGCAGCATTTGAAGAAGCAACCGGTCAGAAGATGCCCAAATATTACAGGCCTCCCCAGGGGAAGTTTAGTAAGAAAAATATGGAGATGGCAAAGGAGTTAGGATATAAGACTTTCTTTTGGAGTCTTGCCTATGTTGATTGGTTAAATGATAAACAGCCTACCAAGGAGCAGGCATTTGATAAGTTACTAGGAAGAATTCATCCCGGTGCAGTAGTCCTTCTTCATAGTACCTCTAAGACCAATGCTGAGATTTTAGATGAGTTACTTACAAAGTGGAAGGAAATGGGGTATAGATTTGGGTCATTGGATGAACTGATTGAGTGTTATGAAAATGATTAA
- a CDS encoding RHS repeat domain-containing protein, protein MTTNEMDLLKELTNARGQKTFYEYDKAGRIISYTDTEGTVSYTYDNNGNV, encoded by the coding sequence GTGACAACTAATGAGATGGATCTTCTGAAGGAGCTGACAAATGCAAGAGGGCAGAAGACCTTCTATGAATATGACAAGGCAGGAAGAATAATAAGCTATACAGATACCGAAGGTACTGTAAGTTACACCTATGATAACAATGGCAATGTTTGA
- a CDS encoding AraC family transcriptional regulator, producing the protein MDREKFYHPLSKDLICEHKNGGHFTSPYHHHDGFEIYLFLKGEANYYIEQNCYQMKRGCLFNIRPSELHRVECFNHNIYERVSISIRSPLFNTFSTKQTDLAKCFMDRPFGENNLTYLKEHQINEFLFLVHKVENLLDSEEYGHDILAKSYLSQILVFVNNIFLEKTQAKHTNIMPPIVSKTMQFIDEHLTEPITMADIADHIHHNPTYISRCFKKVTGIPLQQYIIYKRIILAKKYLTEGYSLNETCRLSGFNDYSNFARTFKKQIGCSPKKYQEQPF; encoded by the coding sequence ATGGATCGAGAAAAATTCTACCATCCCCTTAGTAAAGACTTAATATGTGAACATAAAAATGGGGGACATTTTACAAGTCCATATCACCACCACGATGGATTTGAAATATATCTTTTTCTAAAAGGGGAGGCTAATTATTATATAGAGCAAAATTGCTATCAAATGAAGCGTGGCTGCCTCTTTAATATACGCCCCAGCGAATTGCACAGAGTGGAGTGTTTTAACCATAACATATACGAAAGAGTTTCTATTTCAATTAGATCTCCTTTGTTTAATACATTCTCAACAAAACAGACCGATCTTGCCAAATGCTTTATGGACAGGCCATTTGGCGAAAACAATCTTACTTACCTTAAGGAGCATCAGATAAATGAATTTCTATTTTTGGTTCATAAAGTGGAAAATCTTTTAGATTCAGAGGAATACGGACATGATATTTTAGCCAAATCCTACCTTAGCCAAATTCTTGTTTTTGTTAACAATATATTTCTTGAAAAGACTCAGGCAAAACATACTAATATTATGCCTCCGATTGTAAGCAAAACAATGCAGTTTATAGATGAACATTTAACAGAACCTATAACCATGGCTGATATTGCCGACCACATCCACCATAATCCCACCTACATCAGCCGTTGCTTTAAGAAAGTAACCGGTATACCCTTGCAGCAGTATATTATATATAAACGTATTATACTGGCTAAAAAATATTTGACCGAGGGCTATTCATTAAATGAAACCTGTAGGTTGTCAGGCTTTAATGATTATTCAAACTTTGCCAGAACTTTTAAAAAGCAAATAGGCTGCTCACCAAAAAAATATCAAGAACAGCCCTTTTGA